The window CTGTAGGATAcgtctgaattttatttttactcttaAACAACATATGTTAGAGTTTATAAACATACAGGTGTGAGAATGTAAACTTTATCAACATTTGCATTTGATTTCTGCCTTGTAATGTTTCACACTGAGGATCAGACCATAGCGAGGATCAGTTACTCCATCAAAACAAACTACACAAGTCTTCTCTGATATGCAGTTTATGAGAGCTGAGGTTAAATGTGAATGCAggtctgaaaataaaaataaaaactttcaaTATAACAGCTTCAGCACAACAAGTATATTTACAAACCAACAGAAGCAAATAATCTTTTATTCTAAGGAGTCAGTAAATGTGAAACGAACAATGAAAGTGAGTTTCCATGTTAAATAAATCTGAActgatgactgaatgtgtgtgaaaagctgattttcagtcaaacacaacaacagaatCACCAAATTTGATCTATTTCACTTTCATAGAAACATTTTGTGATTCTCAAAAATCAAAGAACCCAGTTAAAGAATAACattgaaataaaaatcaaaggtaggatttattttcatttactgaAACATTGAGACTGAGAGTGAAGTTtaaaaatcaaatttaaaagctGATTATAAAACATCAGAAGATCCAGAAATCTTCCAAACTGCGAGAAGCATCTGTTGCTGATTGAAGTTAAAAATGACACaagaaagaacatttttaatCCAATCGATCAAGCGTAGTTACACTGATGAGACAGTTTCAGAACTTAGAAGTCATTTCTTTGAATTAGGAAAACTTTAAAGTAGACATGttactttaaaatgttatttaactAAAAACAAGATGCAGCTAATCAGGATAATTAAGATGTTGTAGTTGTAAAGTTGGTACTTGCTGATGTTTTATAATTTAAAGTTCTTTCAAGAAGTGTCACAGTTCCCTGTTCACACTCAACAACtttgaaaagcaaagaaatcatcattcagattttaaaactcttaaaaatatttataagaACAACGTGAGAAATATTCTCAAAATATTAATTTAGAAACTTGAGTGGGTCCCAAATTTTTTACATGAAAAAGTTGCTTTGGTTTCATTGAATTGCTAATAGTTCCATTAAAtcaacaaaatgaaataaaacctgATAATGAAGTTAGACAGTGTGATTAATAATTTCCCTAAAGTTAAGCTGCTGCTGGaatgaagaaacaaacaaaaaacaagcaaaaaaacccaaccccaCACAGTTGGAATAAAGACTCGCTttacaatcaaatctcagtTTGACAGATTTTGATATCAGAGGTTTTGGCGTCTCCTGCCTTCCAAACATTAAAATATGGGAAGAGTTTCTCAGTgaaagtgtctctgtgagtgtaGATGTGAGTCATGTCTTCAGGGTCATAGAAGGACACCTCCCCCCTGTCATAGTCCAGCTGGACTCTGATCCTCTGGAGACTCTTCTTCACTGTCACAGTCTGACCAACACCATTAGTGTATTTTCCACTGCCATGACTTAAACACCAGATTCCACATCTTGGTGAAATAAAACACTGTCCCTTCCTGTCAGCTGACTCTTTAACTAAACCCAAAGCCCAGTCAGGATGGtctcccacctccacctcccagctgtgtttccctgagCTGAAGCCCTCAGAGCCAAAGATATTGCCATactctttgtttctctctggATTATCAGGAAGCTGCTCCCGTGTGTCTCCACGTCTCACACTGGTCAGATCATCAGACAGATAGAGACGGGGGTGTGCAGTGTTTGGGTCCAGAATGACAGGACTGAAGTGGAccttctccttcatcttctcccACACTCTGAAGGACAGgttgcccaggtgtttggccACATCTATCAGTGCTCCTGAGACCAGCTGTGGATCTGACACTGAGCTCTGGGCTCTGGCTCTGCTCTGAGTGTCTTTATAACTGCTGAGGAATGGCacgctgtgtttctgcagctcttcTTCAACAGCAGAGATGCTGTCTGACAGAGAGGATATCTGCTCCTCAATCATCTTCATCTCTCTGCTGATAGTCCTCcccttctgctcctcttcctccctcagagCTGCCAGTCTggactcctcttcctctttcaggaACTGCTGGAGCTTGTTGAACTCTGCTCTGATCTGCCTCTCTGTGGACAACAGCTGCTTCTTGGAGTGTTGAATCACTTCATTGTAAGTTTCCTCcacttgtttgtatttgttcctCTTGTCCTGCAGAGACTTTAAGTCAGATTTCAGCTGCTCCTTCAGGTCACTGACTGCTTCTTCTACAGGAACCACTTTGTGACTCTGGTGGAGAGAAAAgtcacacacaggacacacagcTCTCTGCTCGTCCACACAGAAAAGTTTGGGCACTTCCTCATGTTTGCTGCACACCACTGTTAAtttcttctctcccttttcTGTTTCAGATGATCCAGATTTATTTCTTCCAGAAACTGAATCAGCAAGTTCTTTCAGTGTAAAGTTCACAAATGGACGATCCTTTGAAGATTTTCTCTTACAAATgggacagtttttgtttttagtttgttcccAGAATTTCTGCAGGCAGCTTGAACAGAAGCTGTGGTTgcagctcagagacacaggatCTCTGAAAGTCTCTGAACACACATGGCAGCTCAGGTAATTTTCAAGAAGTCTAAGTTTCTCAGCCATTTGATCTTTGAGTATTTCTAACTCACCAAATTAGTGTCTCTTGAAGTTTCTGATTAAAATCCTCCAAACGTGTGTTTTTCAGCAGAGATCTGACTCCCTGTAATGGCGTCTCAGCTCAGTTCAAAAGTGTCGgaatttactttcattttcatgaatCACGTGTTAAACTGAAACACGCACATAAGCCTTGTGTCCATCAGAGGGCGCCGTGTGTGTCATTCAGATAGTTTTCAGTTTGTGCTCCTTAAAACGACACCAAAGtgaaaaatgtagaaaatcttGACttctccatttaaaaaaacgaaacctaaaaagaacataaaaatgacacaaaggaGGTGAAGCTGTGGTGTTTCAGAAGTTCAAGTAGGAAAAGTCAGCTCGTTCTcaaagtttttatctgcagTTTGAACTAAAGTTTTCGTTGCAGCCAAAGAcataaatttggattcatcacagGGTTTAGATTGTCAACCTGTCAGACCTCTGCTCTCACactcaaaacaaagaaaaattctTGACCTTCATGAACATGAAGCAATAATTCTGAGTAAAATGCAGCTGAAATACATAAAATCAAAAGTTTAATTTTTTCAAATAatacatcattaaaatatgcTTGTTATAAACTAAATGTATACCAGTGAAGTTAATTTCCTTTGACCAGATTCAATCAAAGATGACTGTATTACTGTAAACTGACTACATCCTGTAAGTAGTTCGAGTTCAGGGACACAGGATCTCTGAATGTCTCTGAACACGTTACAGTTCAGGAAAGTTTCTACACTCATCAAATGTCACATCTTTACAGCTTGTACCTTACAGTCCTTCAAGAAAGCAAATTTCTTTTAGAGAGCTCAGCTGTTGTCATGGTGTTCTAGATAATAATTAATAACCACCAAACACAATATCTGCTTTTACTACCTGGTCTGTGGCCTCAAACCTGCATAAGAGTTTAGACCTTTAGACTCCAACTTCCAAGTTTGTCATGAACTGAAATGTGATGAGCTGATCAGTGTTAGAGATGTCAcagaaataataatgaaaaataaagagaaaaatcacAGTGAACAGACCAGAAATGCTaataatcaaaaaataaaactgatataaactgTTGATATGACATAATATGACACTGAACTGTGACAACACAGAAGAATTTACTGTCACATGTCACAAATCAGATTCTGGTCAAAGTCATGTTTAAGGTATTACTGCCTCGAAGTTGTCAATCACATCcactttcttgaaaaataattaaaaagacaaaaaacaacaacaacattataGAGCTcttataaatacattaaatgaagccaatgaaagaaaaaatacaaagagtgaAGTGTTCAATAAATCAATACATAATATGACACAATAAGGATCTTATGTCTAAACTGAGTACAGGGATTGTGGTGTGAGGTGTAGATTTTCTGTATCTTTGTGTCAGTGAAGCTGAAACAGTTGTTGAAGGAAGTGTTTATCTGCAGGTCCAGTAGGAGATGCAGAGGTTGGTTTGGGTCCATTACCCACAGCAGCAGTCATCAGGATGGAGGGATCCAATCAGGTTGTATAAACcgaattaatgaaatattcagttgtttattttttttaaacaatcctAACCTCGTTACTTTcaccaaataaaatattttatgtaacGTGGAGCAACATGTGTATGGTATACCGATTATTGGCCATGATTGTAGCATAACTATCCACACAAAACACAGGCTTTATTCAGACCATGACATGTGAATTAAGACAATAACTATGGTGTTATACTTGGTTAGAGTTGTAGGGACTCCCAAAAACTTCCTTGAGGTGACCGTTTTTGTGATTTGACACTAtataaaaaatgaattgaactgaattctcTCTTTCAGTAACTCACAGACCAGTTTCCcatgaaaaatctgttttctgcattattcgcttgtttattacgcaccagtctacagagaagtaaaagtgaaaagtagtcgTCCAAAAAATTAATCAAGTAAGAGTAAAGTAGTTGGTGAAAAGACTAATCAAGTACTGAGTAACTGGTTGTAAtgtctgatttatttttcaccTTAAAAAAATGCTATcatacatacaaaaataaataaacaaatatacaaATGTTAGTATTTTCAAATAGAATATgtaaaaacattaacaaaataaGGCACAAGATCTAGAATTTccagatttcagtttttcacaacataaaGCTTTTTAACCAATAACtgcaataaataatataaatatatgaacaGTGAAAACCATTTCCAGTGACAAGATGTGCTGTATACATTATATTCACTTTTACTCTAAATggcacagcagcctcagaaaaaaacattagaaCGAGGCAACTTCAGCATATGTacatactgtcatggtcctgagtctgaggactcagtgttttgtgtttccttatgcttttgttcattccgagtatgtattctgttgtgattttgccatttgttaggtttctgttctttgcctgcctgctcccacttctctgtgttccctctgtctgtccatggtgttattgtgtctaCTTATGAGTCCgcctgtcaagttcagtgtcctgtctggttctctgtctgttagtttcctgttttattgtgaaggtctctgtctgatgtgagtgtgttcaggttacgtttcccctgtcccgtcagctctgattcctcccagctgtgttgccctcctgtctctcatcccctgattactggtgtgtgtatttaagccctgtgtgttctcctgcctgttgttGGGTTGTCTGTGTTACCCTGTGGTCCACGGTGTCCTGTTCCTCGTCTGCGGCTCTCTGCTTCTCATCCCTTTGTCgtatgctcccaggtctgttatttttagttctcccagtttaggtgtcttCAGTTATTTGTCATGCCCCACTGcttgtttgccactacaccttTGTTAATAAACCTCACTAGCATttcatccactgcctgcatcttgggtccttcttccaactccacacggctcgcctcggcagccgtgacagatACAAAGTAGCTCACTTTACCATAAGTTGTATGGGTGTGCATCAATTTCTgcatatttattaaaaatgcaCTATTTCTTCACTCTATTTCACACAGGAAGGTCATGGTTGAGCTTCAGGAGCAGTTTGCTCTCAAGGTTCTTGCTGTGAAGCTGTAACTGTTCAGCAGTGAACAGGAGTCTCACACAGTCTTTCACAAGCTCCAGATGCAGGAAGAGCTGTATGGATTTTGATTGACAACTTCTTGATGTGAGGAAAGCAATAGATCAGGGGTTGGCAACCCTGGGCACTCTAACCACAGCTGGCACTGATGGCACGACACGCAATAAATTAATCTGAAAAcgtgcattaaaaataaatatctacGGCCAggccagcggtgcacatcgcaaattagcTCGAGTAGACATGTTAGTTGTGccgcttcttaatg is drawn from Maylandia zebra isolate NMK-2024a linkage group LG12, Mzebra_GT3a, whole genome shotgun sequence and contains these coding sequences:
- the LOC143421373 gene encoding nuclear factor 7, brain-like, which produces MAEKLRLLENYLSCHVCSETFRDPVSLSCNHSFCSSCLQKFWEQTKNKNCPICKRKSSKDRPFVNFTLKELADSVSGRNKSGSSETEKGEKKLTVVCSKHEEVPKLFCVDEQRAVCPVCDFSLHQSHKVVPVEEAVSDLKEQLKSDLKSLQDKRNKYKQVEETYNEVIQHSKKQLLSTERQIRAEFNKLQQFLKEEEESRLAALREEEEQKGRTISREMKMIEEQISSLSDSISAVEEELQKHSVPFLSSYKDTQSRARAQSSVSDPQLVSGALIDVAKHLGNLSFRVWEKMKEKVHFSPVILDPNTAHPRLYLSDDLTSVRRGDTREQLPDNPERNKEYGNIFGSEGFSSGKHSWEVEVGDHPDWALGLVKESADRKGQCFISPRCGIWCLSHGSGKYTNGVGQTVTVKKSLQRIRVQLDYDRGEVSFYDPEDMTHIYTHRDTFTEKLFPYFNVWKAGDAKTSDIKICQTEI